The following coding sequences are from one Pigmentibacter sp. JX0631 window:
- the ahcY gene encoding adenosylhomocysteinase: MDYKIKDISLADLGRKQIELAEKEMPGLMTLRERYSHSKPLKGSRIAGSLHMTVETAVLIETLTLLGAEVRWSSCNIFSTVDAAAAAIAAKGIPVFAWKGETEEEYIWCIEQTLKFANNQGPNLLLDDGGDLTSLVHKRFPHLLKDIKGVSEETTTGVHHLYLMAQKGELKIPAINVNDSVTKSKFDNLYGCRESLPDGIKRATDIMIAGKTVLVAGYGDVGKGSAHSMRSHGARVLITEVDPINALQAAMEGYQVVRIEDVIKDVHIFVTATGCCDIITANHMAQMRDQALVLNIGHFDIEIDVAGLKAFKGIQQINIKPQVDKYRFPDGHEIILLAEGRLANLGCATGHPAFVMSNSFTNQVLAQLELWQNTSNYKVGVYTLPKKLDEEVARLHLEKLGANLTRLSNKQAEYLNISIDGPYKSENYRY, encoded by the coding sequence ATGGATTATAAAATTAAAGATATTTCTCTTGCTGATTTAGGTAGAAAACAAATAGAACTTGCAGAAAAAGAAATGCCTGGTTTAATGACTCTCAGAGAAAGATATTCTCATTCAAAACCATTAAAAGGTTCAAGAATTGCTGGCAGTTTGCATATGACAGTAGAAACTGCAGTATTAATTGAAACACTAACACTTCTGGGCGCTGAAGTTCGTTGGTCAAGTTGCAATATATTTTCGACTGTTGATGCCGCCGCCGCTGCAATTGCAGCAAAAGGTATTCCTGTATTTGCATGGAAAGGTGAAACAGAAGAAGAATATATTTGGTGTATTGAACAAACTTTAAAATTTGCAAATAACCAAGGTCCAAATCTTTTATTAGATGATGGTGGAGACTTAACAAGCCTAGTCCATAAAAGATTTCCACATTTGTTAAAAGACATTAAAGGCGTTTCAGAAGAAACTACTACAGGAGTTCACCATCTTTATTTAATGGCACAAAAAGGTGAATTAAAAATCCCTGCAATTAACGTAAATGATAGCGTAACTAAAAGTAAATTTGACAACTTATATGGTTGTAGAGAATCTCTCCCTGATGGAATAAAACGGGCAACAGATATTATGATAGCGGGCAAAACTGTATTAGTTGCGGGATATGGCGATGTTGGAAAAGGCAGCGCGCATTCAATGCGTTCACATGGTGCTCGTGTACTGATAACTGAAGTAGATCCAATAAATGCTCTTCAAGCAGCTATGGAAGGTTACCAAGTCGTTCGCATTGAAGATGTTATTAAAGATGTTCATATTTTTGTTACTGCTACTGGATGCTGTGATATAATAACTGCAAATCATATGGCTCAAATGCGAGATCAAGCCTTAGTTCTCAATATTGGACATTTCGATATAGAAATTGATGTTGCTGGGTTAAAAGCATTCAAAGGAATTCAACAGATAAACATTAAGCCACAAGTTGATAAATATCGTTTTCCAGATGGGCATGAAATTATATTATTAGCAGAAGGTAGATTAGCAAATTTAGGATGTGCAACAGGTCACCCTGCTTTTGTAATGAGTAATAGCTTTACGAATCAAGTTTTAGCACAACTTGAGCTATGGCAAAATACAAGTAACTATAAAGTTGGTGTATATACTCTTCCAAAAAAATTAGATGAAGAAGTTGCTCGTTTACATTTAGAAAAATTAGGGGCAAATCTTACTCGCTTATCAAATAAACAGGCTGAGTATTTAAATATCTCGATAGATGGGCCATATAAATCAGAAAACTATCGTTACTAA
- a CDS encoding DMT family transporter, giving the protein MIFSISKNSFYAIFLLFCLGFTWGTSFSIAKFAMESGITPLGYSFWQSLGPAVLVFIFAIIKNKKIPPTNIKHIIFYFICGLLGIALPNLTMYFSATHVPSGILGLIVNTSPIITYVFSLIFLIEKYSWQRLSGILIGFIGLFILFLPKLSSYSEYKWMLFSLFTPILLASCTIFMVKFRPTKTSSIELSSGMLFASTILILPLVISSKAFHPIAFPLNTPDLFILIEIFLSSIGYILFFELLRIAGPVFYSLVGCIVALAGLFWGYVIFNENIKPIEWLSVFLILLAIILVTKKESK; this is encoded by the coding sequence GCTATTTTTTTGTTATTTTGTTTGGGTTTTACATGGGGTACAAGCTTTTCCATAGCTAAATTTGCTATGGAAAGTGGAATAACTCCTTTGGGTTATTCGTTTTGGCAAAGTTTGGGCCCTGCAGTTCTTGTTTTTATTTTTGCGATAATCAAGAATAAAAAAATTCCACCAACTAATATTAAACATATTATATTTTACTTTATTTGTGGTTTACTTGGAATAGCTTTACCAAATTTAACTATGTATTTTTCGGCAACCCATGTTCCATCTGGAATTCTGGGGTTAATAGTTAATACTTCCCCAATAATAACATATGTATTTTCATTAATTTTTTTAATTGAAAAATATTCATGGCAAAGATTGAGTGGTATATTAATAGGTTTTATAGGATTATTTATTTTATTTCTCCCAAAATTATCAAGTTATTCTGAATATAAGTGGATGCTTTTTTCATTATTCACTCCAATTCTGTTAGCATCTTGTACTATTTTCATGGTAAAATTTCGACCTACCAAAACTTCATCCATTGAATTATCTTCAGGGATGCTCTTTGCTTCAACGATACTTATTTTGCCTTTAGTAATTTCTTCAAAAGCATTTCATCCTATTGCGTTCCCGCTTAATACGCCAGATTTATTTATTCTAATTGAAATATTTTTATCAAGTATTGGATATATTCTTTTTTTCGAATTACTTCGAATTGCTGGACCGGTATTTTATAGTCTTGTTGGTTGTATTGTTGCTTTAGCAGGTTTGTTTTGGGGTTACGTTATTTTTAATGAAAACATCAAACCTATTGAGTGGCTATCTGTTTTCTTGATTTTATTAGCAATTATTTTAGTAACAAAAAAAGAAAGCAAGTAA